Genomic segment of Benincasa hispida cultivar B227 chromosome 1, ASM972705v1, whole genome shotgun sequence:
ggatatcgtctacatacaatactaagaagactactaaagcgttgatgatcttcttgtagacacaaggttcatcaacattttggtcaaagccatacaaaTTGATCACAgcatcaaaccgtatgttccaagattgagatgcctgtttcagtccataaatggatcaatttagtttgcaaacctttttctcttgaccttgggctgtgaatccctcgggttgcatcATATAtatagtctcctcaagatttccaatcagaaaggtcgtcttgacatccatttgccatatctcataattataataatctgcaatggacaggaggatgaagatcgactttaacatggcaacaggcgagaaagtctcctcatagtcgactccctctacctgggtataacccttttaccacaagtcgagccttggaggtctgtaccttcccatcaacaccccgtttacgcttgtagatccacttacaacctatagagcGAActccatcaggctgatctacaagatctcatactgagttgaagtatatcgactccatctcaagatccatggccttgacccattcatcccggtcaacatcctccattaccttcttttaagacaacggatcctcaacgtcgccatctgctaccatagcaaggatcaTTGAAACCCAAGAAAGCGAGAcgaggtgggttcgcaaccctcccaacTACGTCGGAGGTTCCCTCAAACTTTGACCGCGCGCTCGAACAGACACTACTAGGATAAACTTTCCTCTTACCGGATGTTAGCAGCTCTCAAAACGGATAGTTtctagtagtttcattggaatgTATTTCACATAACACCGACTTTGCTTCGTAAACTGTGCTCCCCCTATATGAGTCCTCCTTAatgaaaagtagcatttgttgaaaccAATAAACACCATTAGTTGGACTTCATTTAACACCAATAAAACCCCTTGTTGTATCTTTGATAGACTTACTAAAAAGGCCACAAATCTcgatcgtggttccaacttATTGGAAGCCTCAAGCATATGTGCAGCTCTAACCTCTCAATATAAACAGATtcacgtaaactagctttacgcctgttccacaactccatAGGTGTTCttacaacactcttggagggaacacagttgagtatgtacactgcagtctccactgcgaaaccccaaacgagtccagtaaggaagcgtaaatcatcatcgagcgaaccatgtctaacaaggtcctatttttcctctccgctacaccattctactgaggtgtacccgacactgagagttgggaaatgattccatgttctatcaaatagtcctagaatgcagagtccaaaaactctccacctcgatttgatcgaagtgttttaatccgtctatccaatgcattttcaacttcagccttgaactctttgaactttttaaaggaTTCATACTTCCTTttcataagataaacatacccgtacgtggagtaatcatcagtaaaactaataaaatacttatagccacctcgggcttgcacattcatagaaccaaaaaggtcagaatgtactaactcaagaggctccttggctctagaaccttttccagtaaaaggtcgtttagtcattttaccctcaaggaaagattcacacactggcaaagaaatttcttctaactcacttacaagtccattcttcaccaatctcccaatcctattgagattgatgtgccctaaacatagatgccaaagttgggcattttcttttggagaaattcgtcgacgttttgattgagttacggaagttctgaacatttcagtattatggaagGAATTaattgctaacggccttagcacatataaattcgattccagatttgctgtgcaaataaaaacaccatttttataaataaacgctttattcaaatcaaaagaaacagtgtatttacattgcaataaatattttacagaaataaagttcctttttagttcaggaacaatatatacatcatttaaataAGAAACCTTTTTtataaagctaactggagtcctcccacagTCACAACTGAGACAACGTgcccgatgcctactcgcatcgttatctcaccagcctccagctgtcgcctagatctaatcccctgaaaagaaaaacaaacatggttagtggcgcctgaatcaattatccaggaagaatcatcattctccactaaaagAGTTTCaaacacaagtaaatcatatttacttttatcggccttggccttGGCCTTGGCTGTTTTCTTATCTTTCAGATAccaaggacagttcctcttccaatgtccatcttggttgcaatggaaacactttcccttagaaacttgtggacgcctccttggggcgacagacagtgggttagtaggtgctttcccttttctcttaccacccttattcttcttccccTTCGTAGAGTTACGAAGTAGAAGGGTGCCAACACTTCAGTTCCTGATGGGTTCGAACCTCTATGAACGTacttggaggatgaagcaacatcttCCTTTACCCTCCTGAGTCGAACCTCTTGAACGTCCTGGCAATTCGACTGGCGCAGCGGTGACGACCCCGGTGCTTACGGACGACGACTGGAAACGGTGAGGCTAGCGGCGCTGCTCGCAGTGCGATAGACGGGAGGTCTTAACGCCAACTGCTGGTGGCGTCGACGAACAGCGATGAGGTCCAACGGTGACGTTGCTTGCGGCGCGACGGAGCTCACGGCGCTGGAAGGCGGACGACGACGGTGGACGGCAGACGGCGGCATAGGTAggaaggaaagaagaagaagaaggaagcggaaaaaaaaagttgcgATGCGGAGTGGGTTGAGGAGAAGATGAGAAAAGTAAAATCTaagttacttttctttttttttttcttttttttcattcctttaacctttccataaatatatataaccaaaattaaactcttctttttcccttaaaaaaaaacaaatcctTAATTATctcccaaaatatatatatacttgtatatatatttttcttttcctttaaaaaaaaaaagatctaatATACACATTAATTATCTCCATAGAATAACCAAATTCTCCCAAATATAAAgccaaaataaaaaccaattaattccaaataattaaatttattttagtttagcctaaacataaaaatttcatatatatttatccaagtaccaaccaattaaaaaaaaaaaaaaaaaaataaaaaattacaaaataaaaaaatcaggATGTTACATTCTACCCCCTAAGAAATTTCGACCTCGAACAGTTCTAATCTGAAAAAAGCCAGGGATAATTGCATCCTTATGTCTCCTCGCGCTCCCACGTTGCTTCCTTCGAACCGTTGATTTCGCCAAAAACTTTCACCCAAAGCTATCTTCTTGTTGCGCAAAACTTTCACTTCCCTGGCCAGAATTCGACTGGCTCTTCTTCGTAGCTCAGGTTCTCAAATTTAAATGCCAAAAAGGTTTCATAATTCCACAAATCATGAATGAGTCTGCTACTACTTCCATCAACATGggaaacatgaaaaacattgtGAACTGCAGAAAGAGATGGGGGCAAGGCCAGACGGTATGCTACAGGGCCAACCCGCTCCAAGATCTCAAATGGCCCGATGAAACGAGGGTTCAACTTACCCATTTTGCCAAATCTCAACACTCCCTTCATAGGTGCCACTTTCAGAAACACCTTTCCACCTACCTCAAACTCCAGGTCCTTACGCCTAACATCAGCATAACTCTTCTGCCTGCTTTGAGCCGTCAACATTCGAACCCtaatcttctgtattgcctcattcgtggtTTGTACTAACTTAGGTCCTAGTAATTTTTGCTCACCAACCTCATCCCAGCATATGGGTGACCTACAACTCTTCCCATAAAGGGCCTCAAacggtgacatacaaatggttACCTGATAACTATTACTATAGGCAAACTCCATCAAATGCAggtgagagtcccaactccctACAAACTCTAGTGCACAAGCACGTAACATATCCTTCAAGGTCTGGTTCAAACGCTCAGTTTGACCGTCAGTTTATGGGTGAAAAGTTGTACTGAAATCCAAACGTGTACCCAATGCTGCCTAAAGGCTCTTCCAAGCTAGAGGTAAAACGAGGACACTGGTACCCCGTGCAATCTTACCACTTCTTTCATATACAACTGAGCCCACCTACTCACTGGATATGTAGACTTCCCTGGAATAAAATGTGCCAGCTTGGTAAGTCTATCCACTATAACCCAAATTACTGTAAAACCCTTCACCATTCGCGGCAAACCTACAATGAAGTCCATTGagacatgctcccacttccattctgaTATTCTCAAAGGTTGCAACAAACCTGCTAGCTTTTGTCTTGGGGCCTTTACCTGCTGACACACCAAGCACTTACTGATAAACTCTACTATCTCAACTTTCATGTTATTCCACCAGTAGCAACGTTTTAGGTCCTGGTACATTTTGGTATTGCCAGGATGTATTGAAAATGGGGAGTTATGAGCTTCCCATAACAGATCATTCTTGAGGTCACTATCTGCTGGAACACATAAACGTCTTCGAAAAGTAAGACCATTATCTGCTGATAAGGAGAATTCACCATCATGTTCCGTCTTCACCTGCTGCGCTACTTCAACTAAGTAAGGATCACTGCGTTGAGCAATAATGTTCCTCTGCCTTAAACTTGGTTGTACTGACAATTGTGCTAACTTCGTAGATACTTCCTCTACCACCACTACTATCTTAGCCTGCTCAAGGTCCTTACATAGACAACTCTATTTGGTGATAAGGGCTGCTGAATGGGCTACCTTCCTACTTAGAGCATCCGCCACTACATTTTCCTTTCCTGGGTGGTACAAAATCTCGCAATCATAATCCTTCACTAGCTCCAACCATCTACGCtgcctcatatttaactccTTCTGAGTGTAAAAGTATTTTAAACTCTTGTGGTCGGTGAAAATCTGTATCTTCTCGCCATATAAGTAGTGCCTCCAGATTTTTAAAGCAAAAACAACAGCTGTCAACTCTAAATCATGTGTAGGATAATTCAATTCATGGTTCTTTAATTAGTGGGAGGCATAAGCAACTACCTTACCTTATTGCATCAACACGCACCCCAAACCTCTCTTAGAGGCGTCACTGTAAATAACAAAACCACTTGTTCCATCTGGTACGGTGAGAATTGGGGTCGTAACCAACCTTTTCTTGAGATCTTGGAAACTATCCTCACAAGCCTTACTCCAAATAAAGGAAGCTCCTTTTCTGGTCAACCGGGTCAGAGGAGTGGCTATACgggaaaagtccttcacaaaacgaTGATAATAGCCTGCCAACCGTACCTCTCCAACTGTGGTAGGACGAGACTAATTCGTGACTACCTCAATCTTTGCAGGATTAACAGATACACCTTCCTTGGACACCACATGCCCTAGAAAGAACATCTGCTTTAACCAGAACTCGCACTTGgaaaacttagcatataacTGTTGTGCTCTCAAGGTCTCTAGAACCTTTCGCAAATGTTCCTCGTGCTCCGGCTCTGTCTTGGAGTGAACCAAAATGTCATCTATGAAGACTATCACGAAGGTGTCAAGAAATTCCTTAAACACCCTGTTCATTAGGTCCATGAATACTGCAAGAGCATTCGTCAACCCAAATGACATCACGACgaactcataatgcccatacctCAAACGAAAAGTTGTCTTAGGAATATCACTGTCCTTTATCCTCAACTGATGATACCCCGACCGAAGATCAATCTTAGAAAACACTCTACCTCCCTGCAACTggtcaaacaaatcatcaatccTGGGAAGCGGATACTTATTTTTTATAGTCACCTTGTTTAGTTCTTTGTAGTCAATGCAGAGCCGTAATGAcctatctttctttttcacaaacagCACCGGTGCACCCCAAGGGAACACACTAGGGCGTATAACCCTTATCCCACAACTCTTGCAACTGAATTTTGAATTCCTTCAGTTCTGCTAGAGTCATTATGTATGGAGCTTTCAAGATAGGAGTTGTGCCTGGCTCCAACTCGATAGCAAAGTCTATCTCCTGATGCGGCGGCAGACCTGAAAGTTCTTCTGGAAAGACATCCGGGTAGTCACGTACTACTGGCTCTGAAGTCAATGAGACTTCAGGCTCTCTAGTGTCAACGACACTAGCTAAGATACTCCAGGTACCCTGGTTAAGCAACCTCTGGGCTTTCatgggagaaatcactttgggcAGGACCACGGTCCCCACCCCTTTAAATTTAAAGCTGGCTCTTGTAGGAGGGTTAAAGATCACCTCCTTACNCTCTTGTAGGAGGGTTAAAGATCACCTCCTTACAAGAACAGTCTATACTAGCATGGTTAGCAGCTAGCCAATCCATGCCCAAAATCACATCAAAATCCCACATGTCCAAGACTACTAAAGTCACATCCAGGGTATGACTCGCTACTTCAatctgacatgcttttatcttctCCTTTGCTAACATAATTTTTCCAGACGGAGTGGAAACCGACAACACAAAGTGTAAAGGCTCTAGTTCTAACATGGCATGCTTAACAAATAGCGATGATATAAACGAATGGGATGAACCCGAATCAAACAATACTAGTGCAAGATGCCTCAAGATTGGGAGCGTACCTGTCACAACAGTGCCTGTTTTCTTGGCCTCCTGCCGAGTGGTAGAGTAAACACGACCTTGTTGATGTTGGGGCCTACTCAAACTCCTCTGATCACGGCCTATAAACTGGTTCCCAAGACCGAACATGCCTCTAGCAGAACATCTATCTACCGAGTGCTCCTCCTGCTTGCAATAAAAACAAACTCTGGTGCCTGCCAAACATCGACCCCAGTGACGTCGTCCACACGAGCTACACATCGGTCGCATCCTCTCCACCGTACCCGTCTCGACAGCCTATTGCCTAAAATGACGAAGCGATCTGTCTAAACCTTGAACCTTTTGATGAGGTTGAGGCTCCAAAGCCTTCTGATCTGCCTTCCTCTTTTGACCCAACGAAGGTCCCGCCCCGAATACTCGTGAAAACTCATCTCCTGACTGTAGGTCCACCTCAGCTGCCAAACGAAGTGCCTCAACATGAGTGGTTGGTTTGAATGCTCGCAGATACCTTGTATACTGTCTTTTAGGCCTTGAACGAACCTTTCTGCCCTCATGACTTCCATGGCGACCAACTCCGGGGCAAAACGGGATAAGGCATCAAACTCCTAGTCATACTCCTCCACTGACCTATGTCCCTGCTTCAGCTCCAAGAACTCCCTCTGCTTATTATACCACAGGTTGGCAGAGAAGTACTTCGCATAAAAGCGCTCCTTAAACTGCTCCCAAGTCACTGGATCCCCATCTACACCCAACATCCTTTCTGCCGACTGCCACCAGATCTGAGCCTTGTCGGTAAGCATAAAAACGGCACACTGCACCTTTTGGTCCTCTGGGCATTTCATATAACGAAAAATCGTTTGAATCGAGGATATCCATAATTCTGCATTGGTAGGGTTCTTTAGTGACCCATTAAAGGTGCTGGGGTTATACTTCCTAAAATCTCGCAAATGTTTGGCCTCCACCGAAAGGCCTGACATGCTTTGGTtctggatcatgttttaagtctGGACTTACGGCACCTGATCCTGTGGTGGTGGTGTCCGATNNNNNNNNNNNNNNNNNNNNNNNNNNNNNNNNNNNNNNNNNNNNNNNNNNNNNNNNNNNNNNNNNNNNNNCAACACAGTTGATGTAACTGCTTCCCCAATAATGGCCGCCCAATCGGTAACCTCTGCTGGAGCGACGGAGGTGGGTTGCGTCTATGGCGGCATGGCTGTGTGCTGAGCTCTACTTTGTGTCCGGATTCGCGGCCACCCTGACCCTGAGGGGTCCCTAAGCGGCAAGAAATCCTCTGGTACCGAAGGGTCTTGAACTTGTGCATCTTGAACTTGTGGATCCTCATCATGaggatcttaatcctgaactgaAGGATCTGCTCTACGGGAACACGCCCCCTTCCGGTAACCCTATGACTGCCTCTTCCCCTAACAAGAACCATTTTCCTAACAGTTATTCAACACCACCACTTAGCTACTTTCCTTACTAGCATAAAACACATAAATTGCAATCATAAATGCTATTTACTCGGGTgcatattattataaatacttTTCATAAAGGAAATACCTGGCGACGACGAAGAATCCGTTTTGCCAAAGGAACAATCTGGACTTACATaataagtcagtctacagaaccccaAAACACGGagtctgataccaactgtaacgaccccaCTTTCTAGGACTACTAAAAAGGGAATCGCTactgcatgcatgcataaatattctcattgaagaaaataaagtaaattaaagaaaataatcataATCTTAAATTGCattaagtatataaaaaaaaatttctaacataTCTCAAAATCTTAAAATGTTCAACCCAGGCATCCctttttaacaagaaacaatttataaaaaaaaatgaataaataaatagataaattaattaattaaattatgataaatccatgaatggataaaaaaaaacatgtgaaAATATAAACAGTCAAATGCGGAAGCGAATTCTGGTTCCTTTGGCACTGTcacggattcctcttgtcagtcgCCCAAGTgtccttgcccttacctgaaaaaaaaaataaggataaaggttgagtataaaatactcagtaagtgatcccattactgGGATCAGAGTATGCATCCATgagcaaagaaagaaaataataaaattagccCGTGGCTCATACAGTTACATCGATTTTTTATGAcgaaaggaaaaccaaaagacgtactatcttgccttgaaacgcatgtctagcggcccgtaggcacaccgttaaacataataataacatgaacgttaaCCTATcaattcacgcatgtctagcagcccgtaggcacaccgtcaaaacatgaaacataaaaataaaagtaacatgaacgtaaatTTGTCagctcacgcatgtctaacgGCTCGTAGGCACACCATCAAACttaataataacatgaacgttaaCCTGTCGATTCACACATGTCTAGTAGCCTGTAGGCACACcttcaaacataataataacatgaacgttaacctgtcggttcacgcatgtctagcggtcCATAGGCATACCGttaaacatgataataacacgCGTCAAGGCAAGACAATAAACCGCTCtactggtctattcatgcatcacatacataatatcagtatTGATTATAATTTTAACATTCTCATAATACTTGTAACCACCATGCAACTAGCAAAACATAATATCAAACAAAATCTTGCTCCAGAGTCAACCAAGTAACTTCATAGGTCTAATCTAGATCGCCTGGCACGAAGGCACCAGTAATAgtatcacttacctcaacttaGTCACAAAAGTCCACGCAAATAATTCCTtaaaatctttgaaaaacttgaatcaacccaaagttgtggcttgatccaagacaaattccaaaacttgattcaagtagccaatctgatcaagaattaattccaaaatcaataacttatNNNNNNNNNNNNNNNNNNNNNNNNNNNNNNNNNNNNNNNNNNNNNNNNNNNNNNNNNNNNNNNNNNNNNNNNNNNNNNNNNNNNNNNNNNNNNNNNNNNNNNNNNNNNNNNNNNNNNNNNNNNNNNNNNNNNNNNNNNNNNNNNNNNNNNNNNNNNNNNNNNNNNNNNNNNNNNNNNNNNNNNNNNNNNNNNNNNNNNNNNNNNNNNNNNNNNNNNNNNNNNNNNNNNNNNNNNNNNNNNNNNNNNNNNNNNNNNNNNNNNNNNNNNNNNNNNNNNNNNNNNNNNNNNNNNNNNNNNNNNNNNNNNNNNNNNNNNNNNNNNNNNNNNNNNNNNNNNNNNNNNNNNNNNNNNNNNNNNNNNNNNNNNNNNNNNNNNNNNNNNNNNNNNNNNNNNNNNNNNNNNNNNNNNNNNNNNNNNNNNNNNNNNNNNNNNNNNNNNNNNNNNNNNNNNNNNNNNNNNNNNNNNNNNNNNNNNNNNNNNNNNNNNNNNNNNNNNNNNNNNNNNNNNNNNNNNNNNNNNNNNNNNNNNNNNNNNNNNNNNNNNNNNNNNNNNNNNNNNNNNNNNNNNNNNNNNNNNNNNNNNNNNNNNNNNNNNNNNNNNNNNNNNNNNNNNNNNNNNNNNNNNNNNNNNNNNNNNNNNNNNNNNNNNNNNNNNNNNNNNNNNNNNNNNNNNNNNNNNNNNNNNNNNNNNNNNNNNNNNNNNNNNNNNNNNNNNNNNNNNNNNNNNNNNNNNNNNNNNNNNNNNNNNNNNNNNNNNNNNNNNNNNNNNNNNNNNNNNNNNNNNNNNNNNNNNNNNNNNNNNNNNNNNNNNNNNNNNNNNNNNNNNNNNNNNNNNNNNNNNNNNNNNNNNNNNNNNNNNNNNNNNNNNNNNNNNNNNNNNNNNNNNNNNNNNNNNNNNNNNNNNNNNNNNNNNNNNNNNNNNNNNNNNNNNNNNNNNNNNNNNNNNNNNNNNNNNNNNNNNNNNNNNNNNNNNNNNNNNNNNNNNNNNNNNNNNNNNNNNNNNNNNNNNNNNNNNNNNNNNNNNNNNNNNNNNNNNNNNNNNNNNNNNNNNNNNNNNNNNNNNNNNNNNNNNNNNNNNNNNNNNNNNNNNNNNNNNNNNNNNNNNNNNNNNNNNNNNNNNNNNNNNNNNNNNNNNNNNNNNNNNNNNNNNNNNNNNNNNNNNNNNNNNNNNNNNNNNNNNNNNNNNNNNNNNNNNNNNNNNNNNNNNNNNNNNNNNNNNNNNNNNNNNNNNNNNNNNNNNNNNNNNNNNNNNNNNNNNNNNNNNNNNNNNNNNNNNNNNNNNNNNNNNNNNNNNNNNNNNNNNNNNNNNNNNNNNNNNNNNNNNNNNNNNNNNNNNNNNNNNNNNNNNNNNNNNNNNNNNNNNNNNNNNNNNNNNNNNNNNNNNNNNNNNNNNNNNNNNNNNNNNNNNNNNNNNNNNNNNNNNNNNNNNNNNNNNNNNNNNNNNNNNNNNNNNNNNNNNNNNNNNNNNNNNNNNNNNNNNNNNNNNNNNNNNNNNNNNNNNNNNNNNNNNNNNNNNNNNNNNNNNNNNNNNNNNNNNNNNN
This window contains:
- the LOC120075675 gene encoding uncharacterized protein LOC120075675, which gives rise to MIQNQSMSGLSVEAKHLRDFRKYNPSTFNGSLKNPTNAELWISSIQTIFRYMKCPEDQKVQCAVFMLTDKAQIWWQSAERMLGVDGDPVTWEQFKERFYAKYFSANLWYNKQREFLELKQGHRSVEEYD